The following proteins are encoded in a genomic region of Sorangiineae bacterium MSr12523:
- a CDS encoding histidine kinase, protein MSTINSMSATKSDLAIATKSVRAPRASRESAVPVASAPDEPMARFTPLRRRLFGAAVVTGAVLLQAGTQFYVIPDKFRAAVHSVYLAIEVPILMVALSATHAWALRRNMSSARAIVAGSLVAGTIGFVGGALLWFVQQRFGVRNVPLEKATLFGLSFGQLYFGIWALAFVYPFAQEDARVRALEADKLRSMAELSRLRAHLEPHFLLNTLNAIAGLVTEDPREARRLIACLGDLLRDALRDEHEFQSLKEEVAWLKRYAAILEARHRGELIFQWHIAKELSDVQLPRLLLQPLVENAVKHGALRRKGGGGEVTVRAFVEGEQAMFVVEDNGPGVPEKTRNGTFGLTSVRQRLSLRYPGSELRLASSATGTVSTVAIPRAALVKSGAS, encoded by the coding sequence ATGAGTACGATTAACAGCATGTCCGCGACCAAGAGCGATCTGGCCATCGCCACCAAATCGGTCCGTGCCCCCCGCGCCTCGCGGGAGAGCGCGGTGCCGGTGGCGTCTGCGCCCGACGAGCCGATGGCCCGGTTCACGCCGCTGCGGCGAAGGCTCTTTGGCGCCGCCGTGGTGACCGGCGCGGTCCTGCTCCAAGCGGGGACGCAATTTTACGTCATCCCGGACAAATTCCGCGCGGCCGTCCACTCCGTGTACCTCGCCATCGAGGTGCCCATCCTCATGGTGGCCCTGTCGGCGACGCATGCATGGGCGCTCCGACGCAACATGTCGTCGGCCCGTGCCATCGTGGCCGGCTCCCTCGTGGCCGGCACCATCGGCTTCGTCGGTGGGGCGCTCCTCTGGTTCGTCCAGCAGCGCTTCGGCGTGCGCAATGTTCCGCTGGAGAAGGCGACGCTGTTCGGTCTTTCGTTCGGCCAACTCTATTTCGGTATCTGGGCGCTTGCCTTCGTGTACCCCTTCGCGCAGGAAGACGCGCGGGTGCGGGCGCTGGAGGCCGACAAGCTTCGCAGCATGGCCGAGCTCTCGCGGCTGCGCGCGCACCTCGAACCGCATTTTCTGCTGAATACGTTGAACGCCATCGCCGGCCTGGTCACCGAGGATCCGCGCGAGGCGCGCCGGCTCATCGCATGCCTCGGCGATCTATTGCGCGACGCGCTGCGCGACGAACACGAGTTCCAGTCGCTGAAAGAAGAGGTGGCCTGGCTCAAACGCTATGCGGCCATCCTGGAGGCTCGCCACCGTGGCGAGTTGATCTTCCAGTGGCACATCGCCAAAGAGCTGTCCGACGTGCAGCTTCCGCGGCTGCTTCTGCAGCCGCTGGTCGAAAACGCGGTCAAACATGGTGCGCTGCGACGCAAAGGCGGCGGCGGTGAGGTGACGGTTCGGGCCTTCGTCGAGGGCGAGCAGGCCATGTTCGTGGTCGAGGACAACGGGCCCGGCGTCCCCGAAAAGACGCGGAATGGCACCTTCGGGCTGACATCGGTGCGGCAGCGCCTTTCGCTGCGTTACCCCGGGTCGGAGCTTCGATTGGCATCTTCGGCGACAGGCACCGTGTCCACCGTGGCGATTCCGCGGGCAGCACTGGTCAAATCGGGGGCATCATGA
- a CDS encoding LytTR family DNA-binding domain-containing protein, translated as MKLEDGGRLRALVVEDEWPARNYLVELLHGTGLAEVIGAVGDIESAREAMRIESPGFGLDVVFVDVQFAGDGDEAGLDLVRSMTPGPRSPAVVLATAFERHALEAFDLGVIDYLLKPFTEERVLQCLLRVRERRASLFPPGSSPPPSGPSRIVARRKNRLVFLDAPEIWAFEAADRLTFVHTVHGTFDIDLSLSAIEASFGHAFARVHRNWLVNAAAVKELERDGNETHLFVGLGLRDEGNGVRVPVARDRAQAIREMLLANTAGLRRM; from the coding sequence ATGAAATTGGAAGACGGGGGAAGGCTTCGCGCACTGGTGGTCGAGGACGAGTGGCCGGCGCGAAACTACCTGGTCGAGCTTCTGCACGGCACCGGGCTCGCCGAGGTGATCGGCGCCGTTGGCGACATCGAATCGGCACGCGAGGCCATGCGCATCGAATCGCCCGGTTTCGGGCTCGATGTGGTCTTCGTCGACGTGCAATTTGCGGGAGACGGCGACGAGGCAGGGCTCGATCTGGTGCGCTCGATGACCCCCGGGCCGCGCTCGCCCGCGGTGGTGCTGGCCACGGCCTTCGAGCGGCACGCGCTGGAGGCCTTCGATCTGGGCGTCATCGATTACCTTCTCAAGCCTTTCACCGAGGAGCGTGTCCTGCAGTGCCTTCTGCGGGTGCGCGAGCGGCGTGCGTCGCTGTTTCCGCCGGGCAGCTCGCCCCCGCCCTCGGGTCCTTCGCGCATCGTCGCCCGACGTAAAAATAGGCTCGTTTTTCTCGACGCCCCGGAGATATGGGCCTTCGAAGCGGCCGACCGTCTGACCTTCGTCCATACCGTCCACGGGACGTTCGACATCGATTTGTCGCTTTCGGCCATCGAAGCCTCGTTCGGTCACGCCTTCGCGCGCGTTCATCGCAATTGGCTGGTGAACGCCGCCGCCGTCAAAGAACTCGAGCGGGACGGCAACGAGACCCATTTGTTCGTCGGGTTGGGCCTGCGCGACGAGGGGAATGGAGTGCGGGTGCCCGTTGCTAGGGATAGGGCCCAGGCGATTCGCGAAATGCTACTAGCGAATACCGCAGGCCTGCGACGTATGTGA
- a CDS encoding efflux RND transporter periplasmic adaptor subunit — MKKIRKVVTIVIAIALLSGLAFGSWRYHEAHKEPPVVYKTAKAEKRNIVGRVTASGTLAATVTVQVGTQVSGRIKELYADFNSPVKKGQLVAKIDPLLFEAAVEQANANYLSAQADLNRAKATAMDADRQYVRAKALHESELASQKDLETAETTAQVARAAVGVSEAGLAQARAQLNQAKVNLSYTSIISPIDGTVISRSVDVGQTVAASLQAPVIFTIAEDLRKMKVDTNVAESDVGGLEPNMDVFFTVDAYPGQRFKGKIGQIRNAAQTVQNVVTYDAVIEVDNTDLKLRPGMTANTTIVYAQRNDALAVPNAALRFRPPSVDGDGAADAGSASADAPVSAAAANPNGPPVPRRTRQARGTKQEGAHGERKTLWVLRNGNAVPVRVQIGLSDGTYTEIVGGELQEGDQPIIDATLTGKNAMPSTPSTSSLPRGGGRLF, encoded by the coding sequence ATGAAAAAGATTCGAAAAGTCGTCACCATCGTGATTGCCATCGCGTTGTTGAGCGGTCTTGCCTTTGGATCGTGGCGTTACCACGAGGCGCACAAAGAGCCTCCCGTGGTGTACAAAACGGCAAAGGCAGAAAAGCGCAACATCGTGGGTCGGGTCACCGCGAGCGGCACCTTGGCCGCCACGGTGACGGTGCAAGTCGGTACTCAGGTATCGGGGCGCATCAAAGAGCTTTACGCGGATTTCAATTCACCGGTAAAAAAGGGGCAGCTCGTCGCCAAGATCGACCCGCTTTTGTTCGAGGCGGCGGTGGAGCAGGCCAATGCCAATTATCTTTCAGCCCAGGCCGATCTGAACAGGGCCAAGGCCACCGCCATGGACGCGGATCGGCAATATGTGCGCGCAAAGGCGTTGCACGAATCCGAGCTTGCCTCGCAGAAAGATTTGGAGACCGCGGAGACGACCGCGCAAGTGGCCCGGGCCGCCGTCGGCGTGTCGGAGGCGGGCCTTGCGCAAGCGCGCGCGCAGCTCAATCAAGCCAAGGTGAATCTGTCGTATACGAGCATCATTTCGCCCATCGACGGTACGGTCATTTCGCGAAGCGTGGACGTGGGGCAGACGGTGGCCGCCTCCTTGCAGGCCCCTGTCATTTTCACGATTGCCGAAGACTTGCGCAAAATGAAGGTCGATACCAACGTGGCGGAGAGCGACGTGGGCGGCCTCGAGCCGAACATGGATGTGTTCTTCACCGTGGATGCGTATCCGGGCCAGCGCTTCAAAGGCAAAATCGGACAGATTCGCAATGCCGCCCAGACCGTGCAAAACGTGGTGACCTACGACGCAGTCATCGAGGTCGACAACACCGATTTGAAGCTCCGTCCGGGCATGACCGCCAATACGACCATCGTGTATGCGCAACGAAATGACGCGCTGGCCGTGCCCAATGCGGCACTCCGCTTTCGGCCGCCGAGCGTCGACGGCGACGGCGCGGCCGACGCAGGCTCGGCGAGTGCAGATGCGCCGGTGTCGGCGGCGGCGGCGAATCCCAACGGACCGCCCGTACCGCGGCGCACCAGGCAGGCGCGCGGCACGAAGCAGGAGGGGGCGCACGGCGAGCGAAAGACGCTTTGGGTCTTGCGCAATGGCAATGCGGTGCCCGTGCGCGTCCAAATCGGCTTGAGCGATGGCACGTACACGGAGATCGTCGGCGGCGAATTGCAGGAGGGCGATCAGCCCATCATCGACGCGACGCTGACCGGCAAAAATGCCATGCCGAGCACGCCCTCGACGTCGTCGCTTCCCCGCGGTGGAGGGCGGTTGTTCTAG
- a CDS encoding ABC transporter ATP-binding protein, with the protein MIELDNVTKVYQTGGDVEVRALDGVSLDIEAGEFVAVMGSSGSGKSTLMNILGCLDRPTSGGYKLASREVSRMTKVELAEVRSQVLGFVFQNFNLLSRTSALENVELPLLYQKIRSADRHRRAKHALERVGLGSRLDHHPNQLSGGQQQRVAIARALVGEPKVILADEPTGNLDSKTSVEVMALFQELGRSGITIALVTHEPDIAEYASRVVVVRDGHLLSDTRQTPKEARS; encoded by the coding sequence TTGATCGAACTCGACAATGTCACCAAGGTGTACCAAACCGGCGGCGACGTGGAAGTGCGCGCGCTGGACGGCGTTTCACTCGACATCGAGGCAGGCGAGTTCGTGGCCGTCATGGGCTCGTCGGGCTCGGGAAAGTCCACCTTGATGAACATCTTGGGCTGCCTGGACCGCCCAACGTCGGGCGGGTACAAGCTCGCCTCGCGCGAGGTCTCGCGCATGACCAAGGTGGAATTGGCCGAGGTGCGCAGTCAGGTGCTGGGCTTCGTATTCCAGAATTTCAATTTGCTCTCGCGCACGAGCGCGCTCGAAAATGTGGAATTGCCGCTTCTCTATCAAAAGATTCGCTCGGCGGATCGGCATCGCCGTGCCAAGCACGCACTGGAGCGCGTGGGCTTGGGGTCGCGGCTGGACCATCACCCGAACCAGCTTTCGGGAGGGCAGCAGCAGCGCGTGGCGATTGCCCGCGCCTTGGTGGGCGAGCCCAAAGTCATTTTGGCCGACGAGCCGACGGGCAACCTCGATTCGAAGACCAGCGTGGAGGTGATGGCGCTCTTTCAGGAGCTGGGGCGTTCGGGCATCACGATCGCGCTGGTCACCCACGAGCCGGACATTGCGGAATACGCCTCGCGCGTGGTGGTGGTGCGCGATGGGCATCTCCTGTCGGACACGAGGCAGACCCCCAAGGAGGCGCGCTCGTGA
- a CDS encoding ABC transporter permease → MTWFQTLRAALRAIWRNRMRSFLTTLGIIIGVGAVIAMMAIGAGAKSQIEQAFAAMGTNLLIVMPGSTVTGGSRGGFGSMPTLTWDDLEAIRSEVPSVKRAAAALRSTQSLVSEEQNWTTSVTGTSPEYFDIRNWPVSSGVNITSTDVEGGTKVIVLGQTVAEKLYGANADPVGQTVRVGTTPFTIVGVAARKGQSASGQDYDDAAFIPYTTFARKIQGGLGKYLQGTIFVEAISGEATSRAQTEVTALLRDRHHLGDGADDDFSIRNLAEIAGAQQQGTDTMTTLLASVAAVSLLVGGIGIMNIMLVSVTERTREIGVRMALGAKPADILLQFLVEALSLAMAGGILGVGFGVGVARWLAGRFGWPMLVQPQVIFLSAAFSGAVGIIFGLYPARRASQLDPIDALRYE, encoded by the coding sequence GTGACGTGGTTTCAAACGCTGCGCGCGGCGTTGCGGGCGATTTGGCGCAATCGCATGCGGAGCTTTCTCACGACGTTGGGCATCATCATCGGCGTGGGCGCGGTCATTGCCATGATGGCCATCGGTGCGGGCGCCAAGTCGCAAATCGAGCAGGCGTTCGCGGCGATGGGGACGAATCTGCTCATCGTCATGCCGGGATCGACGGTGACAGGCGGCTCGCGCGGCGGATTTGGATCCATGCCGACGTTGACCTGGGACGATCTGGAGGCGATTCGCAGCGAAGTTCCCAGCGTGAAGCGCGCGGCGGCGGCGCTCCGTTCGACGCAATCGCTGGTCAGCGAAGAGCAGAATTGGACCACGAGCGTGACGGGAACGAGCCCCGAGTATTTCGATATCCGCAATTGGCCGGTATCGAGCGGTGTGAACATCACCAGCACCGACGTGGAGGGCGGCACGAAGGTCATCGTGCTCGGACAAACCGTGGCAGAGAAGCTGTACGGCGCGAATGCCGATCCGGTGGGCCAGACGGTGCGCGTAGGCACCACGCCGTTCACCATCGTGGGGGTCGCTGCCCGAAAAGGGCAATCCGCGAGCGGGCAGGATTATGACGATGCGGCGTTCATTCCGTATACGACGTTTGCGCGCAAAATTCAGGGAGGCTTGGGCAAGTACCTCCAAGGCACGATTTTCGTGGAGGCCATTTCGGGCGAGGCCACGTCGCGTGCCCAAACCGAAGTGACCGCGCTTTTGCGCGATCGGCATCATCTCGGCGACGGGGCGGACGATGATTTTTCGATTCGGAACCTGGCCGAGATTGCAGGCGCGCAGCAGCAAGGGACCGACACGATGACGACGCTCCTGGCCAGCGTGGCGGCCGTTTCGCTGTTGGTCGGCGGAATTGGAATCATGAACATCATGCTGGTCAGCGTGACGGAGCGCACGCGCGAAATCGGTGTGCGCATGGCGTTGGGGGCCAAGCCCGCGGACATCTTGCTGCAGTTCCTGGTGGAGGCGCTGTCCTTGGCGATGGCGGGCGGGATCTTGGGCGTCGGGTTCGGCGTCGGCGTTGCACGATGGCTCGCGGGGCGATTTGGGTGGCCCATGCTGGTGCAGCCGCAGGTGATCTTCCTTTCGGCGGCCTTCAGCGGTGCCGTGGGGATCATTTTCGGGCTTTACCCGGCGCGCCGAGCGTCGCAGCTCGATCCCATCGATGCGTTGCGGTACGAGTGA
- a CDS encoding alpha/beta fold hydrolase, translating into MIPSHETFEGTWPYSPHYTEVAGFRQHYVDEGPRDAEHTLVLLHGEPTWGYLWRHLIGPLARSHRVVVPDHMGFGKSATPSGRMYLAGEHIDNLEKLLVEVLDARRITLVLHDWGGPIGTGFALRHPDRVAGIFATNTVLPLGMPGYDDLIRANFVESAWFRWAAAAQANGTLEQVLGNAGSTVAHLMLALQTIRRPEIMTPTWVRAYASHFVGRADCEGVIRFPQQLVTPSSAVPPPLDPEAVAAVRRKPAMLAEGMGDTALLPQYVIPAFRAAYPDAPVVELPDAGHFPQEDAPGALLALLQLFLARARTVSCSCSTTMPRSHGVLR; encoded by the coding sequence ATGATTCCCAGCCACGAGACATTCGAAGGTACATGGCCTTATTCTCCCCACTACACGGAGGTTGCCGGCTTCAGGCAGCACTACGTCGACGAGGGGCCGCGCGACGCGGAGCACACCTTGGTCCTGCTGCATGGCGAGCCCACGTGGGGCTATCTGTGGAGGCACCTGATCGGCCCCTTGGCCCGGAGCCATCGGGTCGTCGTGCCGGATCACATGGGGTTCGGCAAGAGCGCGACGCCGTCCGGGCGGATGTACCTTGCCGGTGAGCACATCGACAATTTGGAGAAGCTGCTCGTCGAAGTGCTGGACGCGCGGCGGATCACGTTGGTGTTGCACGATTGGGGCGGGCCTATCGGAACGGGGTTTGCGCTTCGTCATCCGGATCGTGTGGCCGGCATCTTCGCGACGAACACGGTGCTGCCGCTGGGGATGCCCGGCTATGACGATTTGATTCGGGCCAATTTCGTGGAGAGCGCGTGGTTTCGATGGGCGGCGGCGGCGCAGGCGAACGGCACCTTGGAGCAGGTGCTGGGGAATGCAGGGAGCACGGTGGCGCATCTGATGTTGGCGCTGCAAACGATCCGGCGGCCCGAGATCATGACGCCCACGTGGGTGCGGGCTTATGCGAGTCACTTCGTCGGGCGCGCCGATTGCGAGGGGGTGATCCGATTTCCGCAGCAGCTCGTGACGCCATCATCGGCGGTGCCGCCGCCTTTGGATCCCGAGGCGGTGGCTGCCGTGCGACGAAAGCCGGCCATGCTTGCCGAGGGTATGGGCGATACCGCGCTGCTCCCGCAATACGTCATACCGGCGTTTCGTGCCGCCTACCCCGACGCGCCGGTGGTCGAGCTTCCCGACGCGGGGCATTTCCCGCAAGAGGACGCGCCCGGGGCGCTGCTCGCGTTGCTTCAGCTTTTTCTCGCGAGGGCACGTACCGTTTCGTGTTCGTGTTCGACAACGATGCCTCGAAGCCATGGCGTTCTTCGGTAG
- a CDS encoding TonB family protein, with product MSHTRHLHAAKHLALAAVAALAVVAQPASAQPRGVVPPRPVSRVDATYPREANKQHGEVVLGVTVDAEGHVQAVEVMDSAGKLLDDAAVRAAWQWTFEPAQRNGTPIAAKVRIPFHFAPPEDPPHDSVPSPPPPRLAPSNTAEEAPSPGARAIGTEAAAPSAPATAPAPAAGTAASEQDPHTVTIIGHTRPPTRGASDFNIRVGQLANVPRKNAAEMLKLAPGILLTNDGGEGHAEQVFLRGFDAREGQDVEFTVGGVPINDVGHPHGNGYADTHFILPEVVESLRVLEGPFDPRQGNFAVAGSADYELGLRERGFTAKYTQGSFNTQRMLLLWGPQGETTHTFGAGELFKTDGFGQNRDARRGSIMGQYEGHIGERGLYRITGQAFAIDYHSAGVLRQDDVDAGRKQFFDTYDFNQGGNSSRYSIAADLETRTGNAFFRQQAFVIARTQRIRENFTGFLLDTQTPLQNPHSQRGDLIDMNMTSTTLGLKGFGRSRQKVLGENQEAEFGYFARADRVSGTQHRIENATQVPYHVDSDLDSTMTDLGLYGDLNLRANKWITLRGGARADLFTYNVLNNCAVDSIAHPTRDNPPGDASCLSQQDFGRYREPVQRTTTASTAVMPRGSLLLGPFTGFTFSGSIGKGVRSIDPNYITQDARTPFADILSYEGGVQFAREINKVEIVARSIFFQTKVDRDLIFSETAGRNVLGGGTTRTGWVGALRATGSFFDESFNVTFVKSTFDDTHLLVPYVPDVVVRSDTALFAPMPFRIANKEVRGTLGIGITNVGRRPLPYGQRSDAIFTVDASASLKWTAYEVALTSTNLFDSKYRLGEYNFASDFHSQASPTLVPMRHFSAGAPRSIFVTFGVTFGGEG from the coding sequence GTGTCTCATACGCGTCATCTCCATGCTGCCAAGCACCTGGCCCTCGCGGCCGTGGCCGCCCTTGCCGTGGTCGCGCAGCCGGCGTCCGCGCAGCCAAGGGGCGTGGTTCCTCCCCGGCCCGTGTCGCGTGTGGATGCGACCTACCCGCGCGAGGCCAACAAGCAGCACGGTGAGGTCGTGCTCGGCGTCACGGTCGACGCCGAAGGGCATGTGCAGGCCGTGGAGGTCATGGACTCCGCCGGCAAGCTGCTCGACGACGCGGCCGTCCGCGCGGCCTGGCAGTGGACCTTCGAGCCGGCTCAGCGCAATGGGACGCCCATCGCCGCGAAAGTGCGCATCCCGTTCCACTTCGCCCCGCCCGAGGATCCGCCGCACGATTCGGTGCCTTCGCCGCCGCCGCCCCGTCTCGCCCCGTCGAACACCGCCGAGGAGGCGCCGAGCCCCGGGGCGCGTGCCATCGGCACCGAGGCCGCCGCGCCTTCCGCACCGGCGACCGCGCCGGCGCCGGCTGCTGGGACCGCGGCGTCGGAGCAAGATCCGCACACGGTGACCATCATCGGTCACACGCGCCCGCCGACCCGCGGTGCGTCGGACTTCAACATCCGCGTGGGCCAGCTTGCCAACGTGCCCCGTAAAAACGCTGCGGAAATGCTCAAGCTCGCCCCGGGCATTCTCCTCACGAACGATGGCGGCGAAGGCCACGCCGAGCAGGTGTTCCTTCGCGGCTTCGACGCCCGCGAGGGTCAGGACGTCGAATTTACGGTGGGCGGTGTTCCCATCAACGATGTGGGGCATCCGCACGGCAATGGGTATGCGGACACGCACTTCATTTTGCCCGAGGTGGTCGAATCGCTGCGCGTCCTCGAAGGCCCGTTCGATCCGCGGCAAGGCAATTTCGCGGTGGCCGGCAGCGCCGATTACGAGCTCGGGCTGCGCGAGCGCGGATTCACTGCAAAGTACACGCAAGGTTCGTTCAATACGCAGCGTATGCTCCTCTTGTGGGGCCCGCAGGGCGAGACGACGCACACCTTCGGCGCCGGAGAGCTCTTCAAGACGGACGGCTTCGGCCAAAACCGCGATGCCCGCCGGGGCAGCATCATGGGCCAATACGAAGGCCACATCGGAGAGCGCGGGCTTTATCGCATTACCGGCCAGGCATTCGCCATCGATTACCACTCCGCGGGTGTGCTCCGGCAGGACGACGTCGATGCCGGACGCAAACAATTTTTCGATACGTACGACTTCAATCAAGGCGGCAATAGCTCGCGCTATTCGATTGCCGCCGATTTGGAGACGCGCACCGGAAATGCCTTTTTCCGGCAGCAGGCCTTCGTCATCGCGCGAACGCAGCGCATTCGCGAGAACTTCACCGGCTTTCTGCTGGACACGCAGACGCCCTTGCAAAATCCGCACAGCCAGCGGGGCGATCTCATCGACATGAACATGACGTCGACGACCTTGGGCCTCAAAGGCTTCGGGCGTTCGCGGCAAAAGGTGCTCGGTGAGAATCAGGAAGCGGAGTTCGGCTATTTCGCCCGTGCCGATCGGGTGTCGGGCACGCAGCACCGCATCGAGAATGCGACGCAGGTGCCCTATCACGTCGATAGCGATCTCGATTCGACGATGACCGATCTCGGTCTGTACGGCGATTTGAACTTGCGCGCGAACAAATGGATTACCCTGCGCGGCGGCGCGCGCGCCGATTTGTTCACGTACAACGTGCTCAATAATTGCGCCGTGGACAGCATTGCGCACCCCACGCGGGACAATCCGCCGGGCGATGCGAGCTGTCTCTCGCAACAGGATTTCGGGCGGTACCGCGAGCCGGTCCAGCGCACGACCACGGCAAGCACCGCGGTGATGCCGCGCGGCTCGCTCTTGTTGGGGCCTTTTACCGGATTCACCTTTTCCGGCAGCATCGGCAAGGGCGTTCGGTCGATCGACCCGAATTACATTACGCAGGACGCACGCACCCCCTTCGCCGACATTCTCTCGTACGAGGGCGGGGTGCAGTTTGCGCGCGAGATCAACAAAGTCGAAATTGTCGCACGGTCCATCTTCTTTCAGACCAAGGTCGATCGCGATTTGATCTTCAGCGAGACCGCCGGCCGCAATGTGCTCGGCGGAGGGACGACGCGCACGGGCTGGGTGGGCGCGCTGCGGGCCACGGGAAGCTTTTTCGACGAGTCGTTCAACGTGACATTCGTCAAATCGACCTTCGACGATACGCATTTGCTGGTGCCGTACGTGCCCGACGTGGTCGTTCGCAGCGATACGGCGCTGTTCGCGCCCATGCCGTTCCGCATCGCGAACAAGGAAGTGCGCGGCACGTTGGGAATCGGCATCACCAACGTGGGGCGGCGGCCTTTGCCTTACGGGCAGCGCAGCGATGCCATTTTTACGGTGGATGCGTCGGCGTCGCTCAAATGGACGGCGTACGAAGTGGCTTTGACGTCGACGAATCTTTTCGATTCGAAATACCGCCTCGGCGAATACAACTTTGCCTCGGATTTCCATAGCCAGGCATCGCCCACGTTGGTGCCCATGCGGCACTTCTCCGCGGGCGCGCCGCGCTCGATCTTCGTGACCTTCGGCGTCACCTTCGGAGGTGAGGGATGA
- a CDS encoding HNH endonuclease, giving the protein MDNAVPYTTTAKRVKKQTFEYDYLSNHIRTTDDANLLYDRSLGKVQMDAAHPNQISQAGPRVDGSGTDYLEAAYDAGGNLGALVLQRDAARCGSSAGCTQRFAYDWDEVGRLARARRWDYSGPYSPSAPPYPAVPNEQPDADLTFLYDANNARVVKQIREYTGPLIETEYSIEIFDSLRLDHAHWDVWNDEYERTDETEKIYLALGGARLARIVYDPNLPTITRASLHVFLEIGDELGSTSTVIDKETGELVEQSTYVAYGAPETDYRPARWRRFREEYRFTGKEDDVQVGLTYFGERYYSAPLARWISPDPLTIHALGAALNPYSYLEGRVYRHVDPLGLDGGAPGADCTRVSCLADGNAYWRDLEGSYVKFDMVDRITAAHPKATSVYSAVGNSAPIPFATTQERYEAAQAGMKASLVQIAEDVVNFFILAIAMQEHGVDPVTAQTVELPKPADPGKNYDDLKSYQLHENYEFAKALPPTVVAASPFALEGIPEAAGPAARRLPVPDSLGSFIPHATEDAWAVDEVIWDGVGVDFSKSRELYPVQPGQTNIVEIEYTGSYAEDFAAANKKGGFDKQPKDYVWHHLHDYDETTNRGTMQLVHKDTHNANKPHTGGVNQYEKATGNKYRRR; this is encoded by the coding sequence GTGGACAACGCTGTCCCGTACACAACGACAGCGAAGCGAGTAAAAAAGCAGACGTTTGAATATGATTACCTCAGCAATCACATAAGAACGACCGACGATGCGAACCTTCTGTATGACCGCTCCCTAGGGAAGGTACAGATGGATGCGGCCCATCCCAATCAAATATCACAGGCTGGGCCACGTGTAGACGGCAGCGGCACCGATTACTTAGAGGCAGCCTATGACGCCGGAGGCAACCTCGGAGCGTTGGTCCTGCAGCGAGATGCGGCCCGATGCGGGAGTTCGGCGGGCTGCACCCAACGTTTCGCCTATGACTGGGACGAAGTTGGACGTCTTGCGCGGGCCCGACGATGGGACTACAGCGGCCCGTACTCACCGAGCGCCCCCCCATATCCAGCTGTTCCAAACGAGCAGCCGGACGCCGATCTCACTTTCCTCTATGACGCAAATAACGCTCGAGTGGTAAAACAAATCAGAGAGTACACCGGGCCACTAATTGAAACCGAATACTCTATCGAAATATTTGATTCTTTACGACTTGATCATGCCCATTGGGATGTTTGGAACGATGAATATGAAAGAACCGACGAAACAGAAAAGATCTACTTGGCCCTCGGGGGAGCGCGGCTGGCACGTATCGTCTATGATCCGAACTTACCAACGATAACGCGCGCCAGTCTGCACGTCTTTCTCGAAATTGGTGACGAACTTGGCTCGACCTCCACGGTGATTGACAAGGAAACTGGAGAACTTGTTGAGCAGAGCACTTACGTGGCATACGGCGCTCCCGAGACCGACTATCGCCCCGCTAGGTGGAGGCGGTTTCGCGAGGAGTATCGTTTCACGGGAAAGGAGGATGACGTCCAGGTTGGTCTAACCTACTTTGGCGAAAGGTACTACAGCGCACCGCTAGCGCGATGGATTAGTCCGGACCCCCTTACCATTCACGCTCTCGGAGCAGCCCTCAATCCGTACAGCTATCTCGAAGGACGAGTGTATCGTCATGTCGATCCGCTCGGTCTTGATGGCGGCGCCCCTGGAGCCGACTGCACGAGGGTATCTTGCCTTGCGGATGGGAACGCTTACTGGAGAGATCTGGAGGGGTCATACGTTAAGTTCGACATGGTTGATCGGATCACGGCGGCGCATCCCAAGGCAACGTCCGTTTATTCGGCAGTGGGGAATTCGGCTCCGATTCCCTTTGCTACGACCCAAGAGCGATATGAGGCTGCACAGGCTGGCATGAAGGCAAGTCTTGTCCAAATCGCTGAAGACGTCGTCAACTTTTTTATCCTCGCAATTGCAATGCAAGAGCACGGAGTTGACCCAGTAACAGCCCAGACTGTAGAATTGCCTAAACCGGCCGACCCCGGCAAAAACTACGATGACCTAAAGAGTTATCAACTTCATGAGAATTATGAATTCGCGAAAGCGCTTCCGCCCACGGTCGTAGCCGCATCACCTTTTGCACTCGAAGGTATACCCGAGGCTGCGGGACCGGCTGCGCGTAGGTTACCCGTACCAGATAGCCTGGGCAGTTTCATCCCTCATGCGACCGAGGATGCCTGGGCTGTCGATGAGGTAATCTGGGACGGGGTCGGGGTAGATTTTTCCAAGTCGAGAGAGCTCTATCCAGTCCAACCTGGACAAACCAACATCGTCGAGATTGAGTATACTGGTTCTTACGCCGAAGACTTTGCGGCGGCTAACAAGAAGGGGGGATTCGACAAGCAACCGAAGGATTACGTCTGGCATCACCTCCACGATTATGACGAGACTACAAACAGGGGAACCATGCAGCTCGTACATAAGGATACGCACAATGCCAACAAGCCGCACACAGGCGGCGTCAACCAGTACGAGAAAGCAACTGGGAACAAGTATCGTCGTCGATAG